The following coding sequences are from one Arachis hypogaea cultivar Tifrunner chromosome 7, arahy.Tifrunner.gnm2.J5K5, whole genome shotgun sequence window:
- the LOC112701894 gene encoding fimbrin-1 → MSKFEGVIVSDQWLQSQFTQVELRTLKSKFVSLKNQNGKVTFRDLPSLVVKLKAFADMYSEDEIKAILCESDTDLTNDVDFESFLRVYLNLQSQATAKQGGRRHSSSFLKESITTLLHTISESEKGCYVAHINSYLGDDPFLEQYLPLDPATNDLFDLAKDGVLLCKLINVAVPGTIDERAINTKRKLSLWERNENHTLCLNSAKAIGCTVVNIGTQDLVEGRPHLVLGLISQIIKIQLLADLNLKKTPQLVELVDDSQEIEELLSLSPEKVLLKWMNFHLQRGGYHKTLKNFSSDVKDGEAYAYLLNVLAPEHGTRFTLDTKDTNERANMVLEHAEKIGCKRYLSPKDIEEGSSNLNLAFVAQLFHHRSGLSTDTKKMSYAKMMTMDDVQTSREERCFRLWINSLGIATHVNSLFEDVRNGWVLLEVLDKIFPGTVNWKHATKPPIKMPFRKVENCNQVIKIAKQLRFSLVNVAGNDIVQGNKKLILALLWQLMRFTMLQLLKNLRSHSQGKEITDADILKWTNRKVKSTGRTSQIDSFKDKSLSSGIFFLELLSAVEPRVVNWNLVTKGESDDEKKLNATYIISVARKLGCSIFLLPEDIMEVNQKMILTLAASIMYWSLQQQGEDALDSFPSPAGTATTTTPEASPAPSVCGEDESSSLGGELSNLSVDDATSDTTVSSQLESDEL, encoded by the exons ATGTCAAAATTTGAGGGTGTTATTGTCTCCGATCAATGGCTTCAGAGTCAGTTTACACAGGTCGAACTTCGCACCCTGAAATCAAAG TTTGTCTCCTTGAAGAATCAGAATGGTAAAGTTACATTTAGAGATTTACCATCTTTAGTGGTGAAGCTAAAGGCATTCGCGGATATGTATAGTGAAGACGAGATTAAGGCGATCTTGTGTGAATCCGACACTGACTTGACTAATGATGTTGATTTCGAATCCTTCTTAAGG GTATATTTGAATTTGCAAAGTCAAGCTACGGCGAAACAAGGTGGCAGGAGGCATTCGTCGTCATTCCTTAAGGAAAGTATAACTACCCTTCTTCACACAATTAGTGAATCGGAAAAAGGCTGTTATGTTGCTCACATAAACAGCTACCTTGGTGATGATCCATTTTTGGAGCAATATCTTCCATTGGACCCGGCTACTAATGATCTATTCGATCTTGCAAAAGACGGCGTTCTTCTATG TAAGCTTATCAATGTTGCTGTGCCTGGGACTATAGATGAGCGAGCCATCAACACGAAACGAAAATTAAGTCTTTGGGAGAGAAATGAGAACCATACTCTATGCCTCAATTCTGCAAAGGCTATTGGCTGCACAGTGGTCAACATTGGCACCCAGGATTTAGTGGAAGGACGA CCTCATCTTGTTCTTGGGTTGATTTCCCAAATCATAAAG ATCCAGCTTTTGGCTGATCTGAACCTCAAGAAGACACCTCAGCTTGTAGAATTGGTCGATGATAGCCAG GAGATTGAAGAGCTTCTTAGTTTGTCACCTGAAAAAGTTCTGCTGAAGTGGATGAACTTTCATCTCCAGAGAGGAGGTTACCATAAAACTCTGAAGAATTTTTCTTCGGATGTTAAG GATGGAGAAGCTTATGCTTATCTTCTTAATGTTCTTGCACCTGAACATGGCACTCGATTCACCTTGGATACCAAGGATACCAATGAAAGGGCAAATATGGTCCTCGAACATGCAGAGAAAATTGGTTGCAAACGATACTTGTCCCCGAAGGACATTGAAGAGGGATCCTCAAATCTGAATCTTGCATTTGTTGCGCAACTGTTTCATCATAG GAGTGGCCTATCTACAGACACTAAAAAGATGTCATATGCTAAGATGATGACAATGGATGATGTACAAACATCTAGAGAAGAGAGATGCTTCCGGCTATGGATAAATAGTCTTGGCATAGCTACTCACGTAAATAGTCTATTTGAAGATGTCCGAAATGG ATGGGTACTTTTGGAAGTTCTAGACAAGATATTTCCAGGAACAGTAAACTGGAAACATGCAACAAAACCTCCAATTAAGATGCCATTCAGAAAAGTAGAGAACTGCAATCAGGTCATTAAAATCGCTAAACAACTGCGATTCTCGCTTGTCAATGTAGCCGGAAATGACATCGTGCAAGGAAATAAGAAGCTCATTCTTG cTTTATTGTGGCAGTTGATGAGATTCACAATGCTTCAACTGTTAAAAAATTTGAGATCTCACTCACAAGGCAAGGAGATCACTGATGCCGATATTCTTAAATGGACAAACAGAAAAGTGAAGAGCACTGGCAGAACTTCCCAGATTGATAGCTTCAAG GACAAGAGTTTGTCAAGTGGAATATTTTTCCTTGAGCTTCTCAGCGCCGTAGAGCCTAGGGTTGTTAACTGGAACCTGGTCACCAAGGGTGAAAGCG ATGATGAGAAGAAACTGAACGCCACCTATATAATCAGTGTAGCGAGAAAACTTGGTTGTTCAATCTTTTTATTACCGGAGGATATTATGGAG GTTAATCAGAAGATGATTCTCACTCTAGCAGCCAGTATAATGTATTGGAGCTTGCAACAACAAGGTGAAGATGCACTGGATTCATTTCCTTCGCCTGCTGGTACTGCTACGACCACCACGCCGGAAGCTTCCCCAGCTCCGTCAGTTTGCGGCGAAGACGAGAGTTCTTCCCTTGGTGGTGAACTCTCCAACTTGAGTGTTGATGATGCCACATCTGACACAACAGTGTCCTCACAACTTGAGTCTGATGAGCTATGA
- the LOC112701896 gene encoding uncharacterized protein: MKKGKVVRSDDEAEGDTELNSVSNYHLEDEDSEPVSFAALPIQWGNKAVKNSGRTEERVFLHGSTDEGLKAVMVQVTAWRFDLSRAKPVISLLLSKEKRWIELKKPRNSYLDTIRTILITVHFLHLVKRNPKTSANSVWGNMFKNREFSLSKSKPSEKDLLDHMHLIDEAAKRDGVLAKSQLLLTVLKAKVGNKNLSSKEAKDLVQPASILDDIDKGVNKASEESEEEDDSSHEVCVICDDGGNLTCCEGPCMRSFHARKMDGKESKCASLGFAQKERIPSFYCKNCLYNQHQCFACGELGSSDKVKGAEVIKCASATCEYFYHPHCVAKLLSQINNHDAEELERNISGANSFTCPVHYCCVCKEVENVMKPELQLAVCRRCPKSYHRKCLPREIAFEDDDDDDVITRAWEGLLPNKRILIYCLNHDIDEILGTPLRDHIKFPDEEDTVQEINNNNGKMKPATKEGVRPNKKNGDVDNGKSSCSTENVNRSKVTVKLSPGEVGSKKSPEKTSSGSNIAKKPEANRKSGCLTKDTTGSKATPKRSAGKGGGKNNTGKKTSHSNITKQPKANGKPSPGEVFAKNSSEKAISGSTIAKQPKANGKSGSGLTENSATISKKSEMSEDSQPIRALLVKDSKQTNAVSKGKPPLLSLLKHKAIAKELREQQSGQHRVVEMESPNAECLPADVNTDDNCGDNIMPSQEPPKSPDGEKDQASVNGHRKRSSHHFKDDQDNQEGPECKKSKPEKTSSTKRKHSDENDGSGVSVVSSAKRQTVEELHREEEDQCQIESNTRQSVGNMAYNYARPVSAFESSYKATPADVDEENRISVLYGFAAGPNVEYASTHSAGWIDDDDDDDDDDDDE, encoded by the exons ATGAAAAAGGGTAAGGTGGTACGTTCAGATGACGAGGCTGAGGGTGACACCGAGCTTAACTCTGTGTCTAATTACCATCTTGAAGATGAAGATTCTGAGCCAGTTTCTTTTGCTGCATTGCCAATTCAATGGGGTAATAAAGCTGTCAAGAATTCTGGTCGAACTGAAGAGAGGGTGTTCCTACATGGCTCTACGGATGAGGGGCTGAAGGCAGTTATGGTGCAGGTCACAGCATGGAGATTTGATCTTTCTAGAGCGAAACCTGTGATATCATTGCTATTATCAAAAGAGAAAAGGTGGATTGAGCTGAAGAAGCCAAGGAATAGCTATCTTGATACTATAAGGACCATTCTGATCACCGTTCACTTCCTGCATCTAGTAAAGAGAAATCCCAAGACATCAGCCAATTCTGTCTGGGGTAACATGTTTAAGAATAGGGAATTTAG CTTATCTAAGTCTAAGCCTTCAGAAAAAGATTTGCTGGACCATATGCATTTAATTGATGAAGCTGCCAAAAGAGATGGTGTCTTAGCTAAGTCCCAG CTTTTGCTCACCGTTTTGAAGGCGAAAGTGGGGAATAAAAATCTTTCTAGCAAG gaAGCTAAAGATTTGGTACAGCCTGCATCTATACTTGATGATATTGACAAGGGCGTAAATAAAGCTAGTGAAGAGTCTGAAGAAGAGGATGATTCGTCTCATGAAGTTTGTGTGATTTGTGATGATGGTGGTAATCTTACATG TTGTGAAGGACCATGCATGAGATCATTTCATGCGAGAAAGATGGATGGTAAAGAATCTAAGTGTGCTTCTCTTGGTTTCGCTCAGAAGGAG CGGATCCCGAGCTTTTATTGTAAGAACTGTTTATATAATCAGCATCAGTGCTTTGCATGTGGCGAGCTGGGATCGTCTGATAAAGTTAAGGGTGCTGAG GTCATTAAATGTGCTTCTGCAACCTGTGAATACTTCTATCATCCACATTGTGTTGCCAAGTTACTTTCCCAGATAAATAATCATGATGCAGAGGAGCTTGAGAGAAACATTTCGGGCGCAAATTCTTTCACCTGTCCTGTTCATTATTGCTGTGTCTGTAAAGAAGTTGAAAATGTAATGAAACCTGAGCTGCAATTGGCTGTTTGTAGACGTTGTCCAAAATCATATCACCGCAAATGTTTGCCAAG AGAGATTGcttttgaggatgatgatgatgatgatgttatcACAAGGGCTTGGGAAGGTCTTTTGCCAAACAAACGCATTCTTATTTATTGCCT GAATCATGATATTGATGAAATATTAGGGACCCCTCTAAGAGATCATATAAAATTCCCCGATGAAGAAGATACTGTCCaagaaattaataacaataatgggAAGATGAAGCCTGCAACCAAAGAGGGAGTTAGGCCAAATAAGAAAAATGGTGATGTAGATAATGGAAAATCCAGTTGTTCGACGGAAAATGTCAACAGATCTAAAGTGACTGTAAAGCTGTCTCCTGGAGAAGTTGGTAGCAAGAAGAGTCCTGAAAAGACGAGTTCTGGTTCAAATATTGCAAAGAAACCAGAAGCTAATAGAAAATCCGGTTGTTTGACCAAGGATACTACTGGATCTAAAGCGACTCCAAAGCGCTCTGCTGGGAAAGGTGGTGGCAAGAACAATACTGGAAAGAAGACTTCCCATTCAAATATTACAAAGCAACCAAAAGCTAATGGAAAGCCATCTCCTGGGGAAGTTTTTGCAAAGAACAGTTCTGAAAAGGCAATCTCTGGTTCGACTATCGCGAAGCAACCAAAAGCTAATGGAAAATCCGGTTCTGGTTTGACTGAAAATAGCGCAACGATTTCAAAGAAATCTGAAATGTCCGAGGATAGCCAGCCCATACGAGCTCTTTTGGTGAAGGATTCCAAGCAAACTAATGCAGTTAGTAAGGGAAAGCCACCCCTACTGTCCCTTTTGAAACACAAGGCTATAGCCAAGGAGCTACGTGAGCAGCAATCTGGCCAACATCGAGTTGTAGAGATGGAAAGCCCCAATGCTGAATGTTTGCCTGCTGATGTGAATACGGATGATAATTGTGGGGACAACATCATGCCAAGCCAAGAACCCCCAAAGTCACCTGATGGTGAAAAAGACCAAGCATCCGTGAATGGACACAGGAAAAGAAGCTCACATCATTTTAAGGATGACCAAGATAACCAAGAGGGACCTGAATGTAAGAAGAGCAAGCCTGAGAAGACATCGTCAACCAAAAGGAAACACAGCGACGAAAATGATGGAAGTGGCGTCAGTGTGGTCTCATCAGCCAAAAGGCAGACTGTAGAGGAGCTACATAGGGAGGAGGAGGATCAGTGCCAGATAGAGTCAAATACAAGGCAAAGTGTTGGCAACATGGCATATAATTATGCCAGACCAGTTTCAGCATTTGAGTCATCTTATAAAGCGACTCCTGCAGATGTTGATGAGGAAAATAGGATATCCGTGCTTTATGGTTTTGCAGCTGGTCCTAACGTTGAATATGCCAGCACGCATTCAGCAGGTtggattgatgatgatgatgatgatgatgatgatgatgatgatgagtag
- the LOC112701897 gene encoding probable long-chain-alcohol O-fatty-acyltransferase 5 isoform X1 — MKLVNLAYLPHPLGGYSFSNWKQVPFNGFPPNRGLFHFGQFPYMIFSIHMHIISDIRNILLTMQNMLGPKCKELEGEIKSLMKVWFSIIASLCYCYFISSNIPKGKLRLLSLTPVLCLFTFLPLQLSYVLPTGITAFLITWLTSFKLILFTFDLGPLSSNPPKSLPFFLSFACLPLRGITQNQNQPYPSNQTHQNHSKVNVRKEKLHFIIFPIKALLFGVLLMGLNDHKQKIDHTVIIGLYCILVFLLVDIVVGLCNIVANAALGIELELPSNEPYLSTSLQEFWGRRWNLIVTNLLRHTIYIPVRTALSRTVLGPQWASVPGVMASFVVSGIMHELLFYYVTRAAPTWEVTCFFVLHGVCVVVELCVMKWLGHKGMLHWAISGPVTVVFVVATAACLFFPPLLRDGADERALEEFRNLVDCIKETF, encoded by the coding sequence ATGAAATTAGTAAATCTTGCCTACCTACCACATCCACTTGGTGGTTATAGTTTCTCCAATTGGAAGCAGGTACCATTTAATGGTTTCCCTCCTAATAGGGGACTTTTCCATTTTGGTCAATTCCCATATATGATATTCAGTATTCACATGCACATAATTTCAGACATTAGGAACATATTACTCACTATGCAAAATATGTTGGGCCCAAAATGCAAGGAATTGGAAGGAGAAATCAAGAGCTTAATGAAGGTATGGTTTTCAATCATAGCCTCACTATGTTACTGTTATTTCATATCATCAAATATACCAAAAGGAAAGTTAAGGCTTCTCAGCCTCACACCAGTTTTGTGTCTCTTCACCTTCCTTCCACTTCAACTCTCCTATGTCCTCCCAACAGGTATCACTGCCTTCTTGATTACATGGCTCACAAGCTTCAAGCTCATCCTTTTCACCTTTGACTTGGGCCCACTCTCTTCAAACCCACCAAAGTCTCTTCCTTTCTTCCTCTCCTTTGCTTGCCTACCCCTTAGAGGGATCACccaaaaccaaaatcaaccataccCATCTAACCAAACTCACCAAAATCACTCAAAAGTCAATGTAAGAAAGGAAAAGCTTCATTTCATTATTTTCCCTATCAAGGCCTTGCTTTTTGGGGTATTATTGATGGGCCTTAATGACCACAAACAAAAGATTGACCACACAGTTATTATTGGCCTATATTGCATCCTTGTTTTTCTATTGGTAGATATTGTTGTGGGACTTTGTAACATTGTGGCCAATGCTGCACTTGGGATTGAGCTAGAACTACCCTCTAATGAGCCTTACTTGTCCACTTCATTGCAAGAATTCTGGGGAAGGAGGTGGAACCTCATTGTAACAAATCTTCTTAGACACACTATATACATTCCTGTGAGAACTGCACTGTCCAGGACGGTATTGGGCCCCCAATGGGCCTCAGTGCCCGGAGTCATGGCGTCTTTCGTGGTGTCCGGGATAATGCACGAGCTGTTGTTCTATTACGTCACACGTGCCGCTCCCACGTGGGAGGTCACGTGCTTCTTTGTCTTGCATGGGGTGTGTGTGGTTGTGGAGTTGTGTGTGATGAAGTGGTTGGGACACAAAGGGATGCTACATTGGGCTATTTCAGGGCCCGTCACGGTGGTGTTTGTGGTGGCCACCGCCGCATGTCTCTTCTTTCCGCCGCTGTTGCGTGATGGGGCTGATGAGAGAGCCTTGGAGGAGTTCAGGAATTTAGTTGATTGTATAAaggaaacattttaa
- the LOC112701897 gene encoding probable long-chain-alcohol O-fatty-acyltransferase 5 isoform X2 yields MQGIGRRNQELNEGITAFLITWLTSFKLILFTFDLGPLSSNPPKSLPFFLSFACLPLRGITQNQNQPYPSNQTHQNHSKVNVRKEKLHFIIFPIKALLFGVLLMGLNDHKQKIDHTVIIGLYCILVFLLVDIVVGLCNIVANAALGIELELPSNEPYLSTSLQEFWGRRWNLIVTNLLRHTIYIPVRTALSRTVLGPQWASVPGVMASFVVSGIMHELLFYYVTRAAPTWEVTCFFVLHGVCVVVELCVMKWLGHKGMLHWAISGPVTVVFVVATAACLFFPPLLRDGADERALEEFRNLVDCIKETF; encoded by the exons ATGCAAGGAATTGGAAGGAGAAATCAAGAGCTTAATGAAG GTATCACTGCCTTCTTGATTACATGGCTCACAAGCTTCAAGCTCATCCTTTTCACCTTTGACTTGGGCCCACTCTCTTCAAACCCACCAAAGTCTCTTCCTTTCTTCCTCTCCTTTGCTTGCCTACCCCTTAGAGGGATCACccaaaaccaaaatcaaccataccCATCTAACCAAACTCACCAAAATCACTCAAAAGTCAATGTAAGAAAGGAAAAGCTTCATTTCATTATTTTCCCTATCAAGGCCTTGCTTTTTGGGGTATTATTGATGGGCCTTAATGACCACAAACAAAAGATTGACCACACAGTTATTATTGGCCTATATTGCATCCTTGTTTTTCTATTGGTAGATATTGTTGTGGGACTTTGTAACATTGTGGCCAATGCTGCACTTGGGATTGAGCTAGAACTACCCTCTAATGAGCCTTACTTGTCCACTTCATTGCAAGAATTCTGGGGAAGGAGGTGGAACCTCATTGTAACAAATCTTCTTAGACACACTATATACATTCCTGTGAGAACTGCACTGTCCAGGACGGTATTGGGCCCCCAATGGGCCTCAGTGCCCGGAGTCATGGCGTCTTTCGTGGTGTCCGGGATAATGCACGAGCTGTTGTTCTATTACGTCACACGTGCCGCTCCCACGTGGGAGGTCACGTGCTTCTTTGTCTTGCATGGGGTGTGTGTGGTTGTGGAGTTGTGTGTGATGAAGTGGTTGGGACACAAAGGGATGCTACATTGGGCTATTTCAGGGCCCGTCACGGTGGTGTTTGTGGTGGCCACCGCCGCATGTCTCTTCTTTCCGCCGCTGTTGCGTGATGGGGCTGATGAGAGAGCCTTGGAGGAGTTCAGGAATTTAGTTGATTGTATAAaggaaacattttaa
- the LOC112701900 gene encoding V-type proton ATPase subunit e1 has protein sequence MGFLVTTLIFLVVGIIACLCTRICCNRGPSTNLFHLTLVITATICCWMMWAIVYLAQMNPLIVPVLNEGE, from the exons ATGGGGTTCTTGGTGACGACGCTGATCTTCTTGGTCGTTGGAATCATTGCGTGCCTTTGCACCCGAATTTGCTGCAACCGAGGACCCTCCACTAATCT ATTTCACCTTACTTTGGTTATTACTGCCACAATATGTTGCTGGATGAT GTGGGCAATCGTATATCTGGCACAGATGAACCCTCTCATAGTACCTGTGCTGAATGAGGGTGAATAA
- the LOC112701898 gene encoding cell division protein FtsZ homolog 1, chloroplastic, translating into MAMLRVTSPNELLYRNAHPSSPRLPPQPRTTTLLTHPKRFTRRRFGSVRCSYAFVDNAKIKVVGIGGGGNNAVNRMIGSGLHGVDFYAINTDAQALLHSSAENPIQIGELLTRGLGTGGNPLLGEQAAEESKEAIANALKGSDLVFITAGMGGGTGSGAAPVVAQISKEAGYLTVGVVTYPFSFEGRKRSLQALEAIERLQKNVDTLIVIPNDRLLDIADEQTALQDAFHLADDVLRQGVQGISDIITIPGLVNVDFADVKAVMKDSGTAMLGVGVSSGKNRAEEAAEQATLAPLIGSSIQSATGVVYNITGGRDITLQEVNRVSQVVTSLADPSANIIFGAVVDDRYTGEIHVTIIATGFSQSFQKKLLTDPRAAKLLDKVVEGQESKTRSAPLKSSNSPSTVESRASPRKLFF; encoded by the exons ATGGCAATGCTTCGTGTGACAAGCCCTAACGAGCTTCTCTACCGCAATGCACACCCTTCTTCACCGCGCCTTCCTCCTCAACCTAGAACAACAACCTTACTAACACACCCAAAACGCTTCACTCGTCGTCGTTTCGGGTCAGTGAGGTGCTCGTATGCTTTTGTGGATAACGCAAAGATTAAAGTTGTTGGAATCGGCGGTGGTGGCAACAATGCTGTTAATCGCATGATCGGTAGTGGTTTACAT GGTGTGGACTTCTATGCAATAAACACTGATGCTCAAGCGTTGCTACATTCTTCTGCTGAGAACCCTATTCAAATTGGTGAACTTCTGACTCGTGGATTAG GTACTGGTGGGAATCCGCTCTTGGGGGAGCAAGCTGCAGAGGAATCAAAAGAAGCTATTGCTAATGCTCTTAAGGGATCGGATTTGGTGTTCATAACGGCCGGGATGGGTGGGGGCACGGGGTCTGGTGCTGCCCCGGTTGTGGCCCAAATATCCAAAGAGGCTGGTTACTTGACTGTAGGTGTCGTTACCTATCCCTTCAGTTTCGAAGGACGCAAAAGATCCTTGCAG GCACTTGAAGCCATTGAAAGGCTGCAGAAAAATGTTGATACGCTTATTGTTATTCCAAATGATCGTTTGCTTGACATTGCTGATGAGCAGACAGCTCTTCAGGATGCTTTCCATCTTGCTGATGATGTTTTACGTCAAGGGGTACAGGGAATATCAGACATCATTACA ATACCTGGACTTGTGAATGTGGATTTTGCTGATGTGAAGGCAGTAATGAAGGACTCTGGAACTGCAATGCTTGGAGTCGGTGTTTCCTCTGGTAAAAACCGAGCAGAAGAAGCAGCAGAACAGGCTACTTTGGCTCCTTTAATCGGTTCATCTATTCAGTCAGCTACTGGAGTGGTATATAATATTACAGGAGGAAGGGACATAACCCTGCAGGAAGTGAATAGGGTGTCTCAG GTGGTGACAAGTTTGGCTGATCCTTCTGCAAATATTATTTTTGGAGCTGTTGTTGATGATCGCTACACCGGGGAGATTCATGTGACTATCATCGCAACTGGCTTCTCGCAGTCCTTTCAGAAGAAGCTACTGACAGATCCAAGGGCTGCAAAGCTGCTTGACAAAGTGGTTGAGGGCCAAGAAAGCAAGACAAGATCTGCTCCCCTCAAGTCTTCAAATTCACCTTCAACAGTTGAATCTAGAGCATCCCCAAGAAAGCTCTTCTTTTAG
- the LOC112701899 gene encoding syntaxin-52 has protein sequence MASASDSWVKEYNEAVKLGDDITAMMSGRNSVPSSGPETLRHTSAIRRKITILGTRLDSLQSLLSKLPAKQAISEKEMNRRKDMVANLRSKVNQMASTLNMLNFENRDLLLGPETKPDAMSRTTGLDNNQLVGFQRQIMKEQDNGLAKLEETVLSTKHIALAVNEELDLHTRLIDDLDQHVDVTNYRMRWVQKKLSIVNKRTKGGCSCWCLLLSVVGIVGLLLVIWILLVHL, from the exons ATGGCATCTGCTTCAGACTCATGGGTGAAGGAATACAATGAAGCAGTGAAACTTGGTGATGATATTACAGCCATGATGTCCGGGCGGAACTCGGTTCCGTCGTCCGGGCCTGAAACCCTGCGTCACACATCTGCTATAAGAAGGAAGATTACAATATTGGGGACCAGACTTGATAGCTTGCAATCCCTTTTGTCTAAGCTTCCTGCAAAGCAAGCTAT ATCCGAGAAGGAGATGAATCGCCGCAAGGATATGGTTGCGAATTTGAGATCTAAAGTTAACCAAATGGCTTCCACTTTGAACATGTTGAACTTTGAAAATAGAGACCTTTTGCTTGGGCCAGAAACAAAGCCAGATGCCATGAGCAGAACAACTGGCCTGGACAACAACCAACTTGTTGGATTTCAACGGCAAATTATGAAAG AACAAGACAATGGCCTTGCAAAATTGGAGGAGACTGTACTAAGCACCAAACATATTGCACTTGCTGTCAATGAAGAGTTGGATCTACACACTAGACTTATT GATGACTTGGACCAACATGTAGATGTTACAAATTATCGGATGAGG TGGGTGCAGAAGAAATTGTCAATTGTAAATAAACGAACCAAGGGTGGTTGCTCCTGCTGGTGCTTACTTTTATCAGTGGTTGGCATTGTGGGTTTGCTTCTTGTCATTTGGATTTTGCTCGTTCATTTGTAA